A genomic segment from Agelaius phoeniceus isolate bAgePho1 chromosome 2, bAgePho1.hap1, whole genome shotgun sequence encodes:
- the RCSD1 gene encoding capZ-interacting protein isoform X2 — translation MENRPAETNSEVDKSASPSVAQLAGKFKEQAASIPGKEVPPHKPTRRKPPCSLPLYSHKTETSDNDEQKRSPNACPIPKVKVKSSPMIEKLQANLAFAPAALLPGVSPKSPGMKVLVSPFSTPPSTPTSPGTQSQPSETPVSFDQPPESTQLQFYNKVRTRGSIKRRPPSRRFRRSLSEYGDGEDLGVSLSSPENGAREDEVFGPNGKTEEVETGSKEQKKQAGSDEKPPSRTGSSRSEDEEKGNKEQKRQAESDEKPPSKRASSGSEDGGKGEKQAEEITPCKNNTGNTKEEEVCHDGPGEENSPQPPSGNNEMCDSPQGEEQQSTACEQGKGDKEKEGAECETKESSESTDTQRTSDTEETALAPEPLQDAVGLGTASEPSVSVTQDQGTA, via the exons GTACCACCACATAAGCCAACTCGGAGGAAACCaccctgctcccttcccttgTATTCCCACAAAACTGAGACAAGTGACAATGATGAGCAA AAGCGGTCGCCAAATGCTTGCCCCATTCCCAAGGTCAAGGTGAAAAGTTCACCCATGATTGAAAAGCTGCAG GCCAATCTGGCTtttgctccagctgctctgctgccggGCGTGTCTCCCAAAAGCCCTGGGATGAAAGTCCTGGTTTCTCCGTTCAGCACGCCTCCCTCAACGCccaccagcccagggacccAGTCCCAGCCCAGCGAGACGCCAGTCAGCTTTGATCAGCCCCCAGAGAGCACTCAGCTGCAGTTCTACAACAAG GTGCGGACGCGAGGATCCATAAAGCGCCGGCCTCCCTCCCGGAGGTTCCGAAGATCTCTGTCCGAGTACGGAGACGGGGAAGATCTAGGGGTCAGCTTGTCCTCTCCAGAAAATGGTGCCAGGGAAGATGAGGTCTTTGGGCCCAATGGCAAGACAGAGGAGGTGGAAACGGGGAGCAAAGAGCAAAAGAAACAGGCAGGGTCTGATGAGAAGCCCCCATCAAGGACGGGATCCAGCAGATCAGAGGATGAAGAGAAAGGGAACAAAGAGCAGAAGAGACAGGCAGAGTCTGATGAGAAGCCCCCATCAAAGAGAGCATCCAGTGGATCAGAagatgggggaaaaggggaaaaacaggCAGAGGAAATTACCCCTTGCAAGAATAACACAGGGAATacaaaggaggaggaagtgTGTCATGATGGCCCAGGAGAGGAGAACTCTCCTCAGCCTCCCTCTGGAAACAATGAGATGTGTGACAGTCCCCAGGGAGAAGAGCAGCAAAGCACTGCCTGTGAACAAGGAAAGGGAGacaaggagaaggagggagCTGAATGTGAAACAAAGGAAAGCAGTGagagcacagacacacagagaacGTCAGACACTGAGGAAACAGCGCTGGCACCTGAACCACTGCAGGATGCAGTGGGATTAGGGACTGCCAGCGAGCCTTCAGTGTCAGTCACGCAGGACCAGGGCACAGCGTAG